In a single window of the Tetrapisispora phaffii CBS 4417 chromosome 11, complete genome genome:
- the YOP1 gene encoding Yop1p (similar to Saccharomyces cerevisiae YOP1 (YPR028W); ancestral locus Anc_7.434), with product MADFASSFQSQMKQFDQDYAQNSFWKALEQKTNLPKSYMAFGSTLGYLLLIFINVGGVGEILSNFAGFVIPTYFSLIALKTASTDDDTQLLTYWIVFAFLNVIEFWSKAILYLIPFYWFAKTIFLIYIALPKTGGALFVYKKFIDPLTAKYIKAPMAPTDNNVNSAINNATSKMASARASGANAHRE from the exons ATGGCTGACTTTGCTTCCAGTTTCCAATCTCAAATGAAACAATTTGACCAA GACTATGCTCAAAACTCTTTTTGGAAAGCTCTTGAGCAGAAGACTAACTTACCGAAATCTTACATGGCCTTTGGTTCCACTTTAggttatttattattaatcttCATTAACGTCGGTGGTGTTGGTGAAATTTTATCTAACTTTGCTGGGTTTGTCATTCCAACTTACTTTTCATTGATTGCTTTGAAGACTGCTTCCACAGATGATGACACTCAACTTTTAACATATTGGATTGTTTTCGCTTTCTTAAACGTTATTGAATTCTGGTCTAAGgctattttatatttaattccATTTTACTGGTTTGCTAAAAcaattttcttaatttaCATTGCTTTACCAAAGACTGGGGGCGctctttttgtttataaGAAGTTTATTGACCCATTAACTGCTAAGTATATCAAGGCTCCAATGGCTCCAACAGACAACAATGTTAACTCCGCTATAAATAATGCTACTTCGAAAATGGCTTCTGCAAGAGCTTCAGGTGCTAATGCCCATCGCGAATAG